In the Flagellimonas sp. HMM57 genome, one interval contains:
- a CDS encoding cupin domain-containing protein, giving the protein MESFGSSKEFLFGSEIPWEKVGEGVERQIMGYDDKIMLVNVKFDKGGIGPMHEHYHSQVTYVVSGSFELTIGDETKILNGGDSFYIPPHVMHGAVCLEAGFLIDVFSPIREDFMQNS; this is encoded by the coding sequence ATGGAAAGTTTTGGATCAAGTAAAGAGTTTTTGTTTGGAAGTGAAATCCCTTGGGAAAAAGTGGGGGAAGGCGTAGAGCGACAAATAATGGGATACGATGATAAAATTATGTTGGTAAACGTAAAGTTCGATAAAGGAGGAATAGGGCCTATGCACGAACATTATCATTCACAAGTAACCTATGTGGTAAGTGGTTCTTTTGAGCTTACCATTGGTGATGAGACTAAAATATTGAATGGTGGTGATTCCTTTTACATTCCTCCCCATGTAATGCATGGTGCTGTATGTTTAGAAGCAGGCTTTTTAATAGATGTGTTTAGTCCCATTAGAGAGGATTTTATGCAGAATAGTTAA
- a CDS encoding SusC/RagA family TonB-linked outer membrane protein, producing MSLRIRLFLVGLLLSNIQLFAQQTFTVSGTVTDIKEMPIPGVNIIVLNTTRGTQTDFDGNFSLSVSDGEVLQFSYIGFAAQTVVVAGQTNLNIVLQEDVSQLDEVVVIGYGEQKQKNVTSALTKIGGEELENFAVARVENALQGKVAGLRIQTTSSEAGGDPQITLRGPGSITGSSSPLIVVDGIVLGNDPDLLATIDNNNIASLSVLKDAASVAIYGSRGANGVILLTLKEGVAGKTSFTYNTFTGIKYSRNNKNFNTTIAQERSRLNGLQGVVDAISPSSENFDRITNDYNVAYAELEAMDFIASLGDGEQNWQDEVFPGGTITSHSFSARGGTELTKYTASMSYLRDEGIALIDDFKKYNARIKVDSKSKNGKIKFGTNIRANFIDQDRLPARFTDPLRQYGHLPLFLNEDHLDYVTNFSRDIGVSTDAGAQFENLGVGSYGFSRAFDHVFTVDPNNPRAIARDPSTGLPLVSDLTSGGLTLSTTRNVHPLAHFLERSNTKNQINLNASAYFDFKLADGLNFRQAVSSVFRHTRTNQQDNVLGQENRDQESFRLVRKDELYQYAFESLLTYNKSLGKHNFNPVLGFEYTYRNFLRQESEAVGFTNDFNENIALADNGTTFTLNGEDKLVSYFGRLNYDYDGKYLFQVSARADGSTRFGPNTRFGFFPAAAVGWNVSSEDFLSSSEFITFLKLRASYGASGSNEISNNVFDSLYRFEETFSTVGYNDGVGVKATTLPNADLGWEKIIEFNPGIDITFGRGLLSLTADYYVRTNEDLILFAPIAATYGADAWLQNLGEVKNEGVEIVASTRLWRTENFRWNASGQFTLNRNTVESLGQNEQIISRIDQDTRPTEFIARVGQPITSFYGFVYDREIPLEWVDNPFNRFNNDFADVYVKDLNNDGVIDDEDRTELGNPYPDFEWGFSSDLTYKDFDLSFQWQGSHGAEVRVADLDQLYYASESAVNEVASFPDADLTVHRRFTDDHIQDASFIALRNCTFGYTVPSELGERYGFDKLRFYVTGENLLYFFAEGYEGFNPEAVGQTSNNANTPLTFGYQRGDGPIVRSVSLGINFQF from the coding sequence ATGAGCTTAAGAATTAGACTTTTTTTAGTTGGTTTATTACTAAGTAATATTCAACTATTTGCGCAACAAACTTTTACCGTTTCAGGAACGGTAACTGATATTAAAGAAATGCCCATTCCCGGGGTTAACATTATAGTTTTAAATACTACTCGGGGTACACAGACCGATTTTGATGGTAATTTCTCCCTTTCGGTATCTGATGGTGAAGTATTACAATTCTCATATATTGGATTTGCAGCACAGACGGTTGTTGTAGCCGGTCAGACAAATCTAAATATCGTTCTTCAAGAGGATGTTAGCCAATTGGATGAAGTTGTGGTAATCGGTTATGGGGAGCAAAAGCAAAAAAATGTAACCAGTGCCCTAACCAAAATTGGAGGTGAAGAACTTGAAAATTTTGCTGTGGCCCGGGTTGAAAACGCCCTTCAAGGTAAAGTTGCAGGTTTACGTATTCAGACCACATCTTCTGAGGCGGGTGGTGATCCACAAATTACCCTAAGGGGACCAGGTTCAATAACAGGGTCATCCTCTCCACTTATTGTAGTCGATGGTATTGTCCTGGGAAATGATCCAGACCTTTTGGCTACTATTGATAACAATAACATTGCATCCTTAAGTGTTTTAAAGGATGCTGCATCTGTGGCCATATATGGTTCGCGGGGTGCGAATGGTGTAATATTATTGACTTTAAAGGAAGGTGTTGCCGGAAAAACATCATTTACGTACAACACATTTACAGGTATTAAATATTCAAGAAACAATAAGAACTTTAATACCACAATTGCACAGGAAAGGTCTAGACTGAATGGTTTGCAAGGTGTAGTTGATGCCATCTCTCCCAGTAGTGAAAACTTTGATAGAATTACGAATGACTACAATGTTGCATATGCTGAACTGGAAGCGATGGACTTTATTGCTTCATTGGGAGATGGCGAGCAAAATTGGCAAGATGAAGTTTTTCCTGGTGGTACGATAACCAGCCATTCTTTTTCTGCTAGAGGAGGAACAGAATTGACAAAATATACCGCTTCAATGAGCTATCTCCGAGATGAAGGGATTGCTTTAATCGATGATTTTAAAAAGTATAACGCAAGAATAAAAGTAGATAGTAAATCAAAAAACGGTAAAATTAAGTTTGGTACAAACATTCGTGCAAACTTTATTGACCAAGATAGGTTGCCGGCCCGATTTACAGATCCATTAAGACAATACGGACATTTGCCCTTATTTCTAAATGAAGATCATTTGGATTATGTCACAAACTTTTCAAGGGATATAGGTGTTTCAACAGATGCAGGAGCGCAATTCGAAAATCTTGGTGTAGGCAGTTATGGTTTCTCGAGAGCTTTCGACCATGTATTTACAGTTGATCCAAATAATCCAAGGGCAATTGCAAGAGATCCAAGTACGGGATTACCGTTAGTTAGTGATTTAACCTCTGGTGGATTGACGTTATCCACAACAAGAAACGTACATCCTTTGGCTCATTTTCTTGAGCGTTCGAATACCAAGAACCAAATTAACTTAAATGCTTCTGCTTACTTTGATTTTAAATTGGCAGACGGATTGAACTTTAGACAAGCTGTATCAAGTGTGTTTAGGCATACCCGGACCAATCAACAAGACAATGTCCTAGGTCAAGAAAACAGAGATCAAGAATCGTTCAGATTGGTTAGAAAAGATGAACTGTACCAGTATGCTTTTGAATCTTTGTTGACCTACAACAAAAGTTTGGGCAAACATAATTTCAATCCAGTACTCGGTTTTGAATACACTTATAGGAACTTTTTAAGACAAGAATCCGAAGCGGTTGGCTTTACCAATGATTTCAATGAGAATATTGCGCTTGCCGATAATGGAACCACCTTTACCTTGAATGGTGAAGATAAATTGGTGTCGTATTTTGGTCGATTGAACTATGACTACGATGGTAAGTACCTGTTTCAGGTATCGGCCCGTGCCGATGGGAGTACAAGGTTCGGACCCAATACCCGATTTGGGTTTTTCCCTGCAGCTGCTGTTGGATGGAATGTATCCAGTGAAGACTTTTTATCATCGAGTGAATTCATTACCTTCTTAAAGCTTAGAGCAAGTTATGGTGCTTCTGGATCCAATGAAATATCCAACAATGTTTTTGATTCCCTATACCGTTTTGAAGAGACCTTTAGTACTGTGGGGTACAATGACGGCGTGGGTGTTAAAGCGACGACCTTGCCCAATGCGGATTTGGGTTGGGAAAAGATAATCGAATTCAACCCAGGTATCGACATTACTTTTGGTAGAGGGTTATTGAGCCTTACTGCAGATTACTACGTGAGAACGAACGAAGATTTGATTCTTTTTGCTCCTATCGCGGCCACTTATGGAGCTGATGCTTGGTTGCAGAATCTTGGAGAGGTCAAAAATGAAGGTGTTGAGATTGTGGCCAGTACTAGGTTGTGGAGAACCGAAAATTTTAGATGGAATGCGTCAGGACAATTCACCTTGAATAGAAACACTGTGGAAAGCTTGGGCCAAAATGAACAGATTATTTCCAGAATAGATCAAGATACCCGGCCAACAGAGTTTATCGCTCGGGTAGGACAGCCTATAACCTCCTTCTACGGTTTTGTGTATGATAGGGAGATACCACTGGAATGGGTAGACAATCCCTTTAATAGGTTCAATAACGATTTTGCCGATGTATATGTTAAAGATTTGAACAACGATGGTGTCATTGACGACGAGGATAGAACCGAACTAGGAAATCCATATCCAGATTTTGAATGGGGTTTTAGCTCTGATCTTACTTACAAAGATTTCGACTTGTCATTCCAATGGCAAGGGTCGCACGGAGCCGAAGTTAGGGTTGCCGATTTGGACCAGTTGTATTATGCCAGTGAATCTGCGGTAAATGAGGTGGCCAGTTTTCCAGATGCCGATTTGACGGTGCATCGTAGGTTTACGGACGATCATATTCAAGATGCTTCGTTCATCGCTTTGAGAAACTGCACTTTTGGTTATACCGTACCCAGCGAGTTGGGAGAAAGATATGGCTTTGATAAATTACGCTTCTATGTAACGGGCGAGAACCTCTTATACTTTTTTGCCGAAGGTTACGAAGGCTTCAATCCTGAAGCGGTAGGGCAAACCTCAAATAATGCAAATACCCCACTCACTTTTGGCTATCAAAGAGGTGATGGTCCAATAGTTCGATCAGTATCACTAGGGATTAATTTTCAATTTTAA
- a CDS encoding heparinase II/III family protein, giving the protein MKLSRVHNRFSSLLSLLVTLLFFQLFIQAQEHPKLILTKDGVAQIKSNLGSIPLFDKTLVQIKKEVDLEIENGIQVPIPKDFSGGYTHERHKRNFFILQKAGVLFQILDDEKYARYIRDMLFEYEKKYKDLPVHPQERSYARGKLFWQCLNDSNWLVYVSQAYDCIHDWLSKKERKQLENNLFRPFADFISIENPQFFNRVHNHSTWGNAAVGMIGLVMDDEELVQRALYGIKDAKLKAGTKDNDGGFITVEGQETGFFANLEEPFSPDGYYTEGPYYQRYASYPFLIFAQALHNVKPELKVFEHKDSVLLKSVNALLNLTDADGEFFPINDAQKGMSYFSRSLVSAVDIAYYYGGKNPELLSIAEKQQRVVLDETGLSVALGLQNKEARPFVKESISFSDGSDGKQGGISILRQPTDGFALVFKYTAQGLSHGHYDKLSYMLYQDGEEVLQDYGLARFVNIEQKGGGNYLKENKTWAKQTVAHNTLVQNEVSHFGGAYDVGSKHHSDLHFVDFSKEAIQIVSAKEENAYPGTSLQRTLAIIKDDNLKNGFVLDIFRVKGNKEHQYDLPFYYMGQIIDTDFDYDVPSVLTSLGKENGYQHLWLEGKGNPEKENTKLTWLNDQKFYSLTLTTKTNDELLFTRIGANDPEFNLRRDAGLMLRRKNVGNDVFVAAIESHGSYSPVSELAENATSEITNLSVVLDREEYTAVEIENIAGDKHLLLVSNKESSGQLEHTLEINKYIYKWIGPYYYGKIKK; this is encoded by the coding sequence ATGAAACTATCAAGAGTCCATAATAGGTTTTCCTCTCTACTTTCTTTACTGGTAACACTCCTTTTTTTCCAACTTTTTATCCAAGCACAGGAACATCCTAAACTTATTCTCACTAAAGATGGAGTTGCACAGATTAAATCCAACTTAGGCAGTATTCCACTGTTTGATAAGACTTTGGTCCAGATAAAAAAAGAAGTGGACCTAGAAATCGAAAATGGTATTCAGGTTCCTATACCCAAAGATTTTTCAGGTGGGTATACACACGAAAGACATAAAAGAAACTTCTTTATTTTACAAAAAGCAGGTGTACTGTTTCAAATTTTGGATGACGAAAAGTATGCAAGGTACATTCGGGACATGCTTTTTGAATATGAAAAAAAATATAAAGATTTGCCGGTTCATCCACAGGAAAGATCATATGCACGGGGGAAGCTGTTTTGGCAATGTCTGAACGATTCAAACTGGTTGGTCTATGTAAGCCAAGCTTACGATTGTATTCATGATTGGCTTTCCAAAAAAGAGCGAAAACAGTTGGAAAACAATCTTTTTAGACCTTTTGCGGATTTTATATCAATAGAGAACCCTCAATTTTTTAATCGGGTGCACAACCATAGTACTTGGGGCAATGCAGCTGTTGGGATGATCGGTTTGGTGATGGATGATGAAGAACTGGTCCAAAGAGCTTTATACGGAATTAAAGATGCAAAACTTAAGGCAGGAACCAAGGATAATGATGGAGGTTTTATAACAGTTGAAGGACAGGAAACAGGTTTTTTTGCCAATTTGGAAGAACCATTTTCACCAGATGGTTACTATACCGAAGGTCCTTACTATCAAAGGTACGCTTCATACCCATTCCTAATTTTTGCCCAGGCATTGCACAATGTCAAACCAGAACTAAAGGTGTTTGAGCATAAAGACAGCGTTCTTTTAAAATCTGTTAATGCTTTGTTGAACTTGACCGATGCAGATGGTGAATTCTTCCCTATCAATGATGCCCAAAAAGGGATGTCATATTTTTCAAGGTCGTTGGTGAGTGCAGTTGATATTGCCTATTATTATGGAGGTAAGAATCCCGAATTGCTCAGCATCGCAGAAAAACAGCAACGTGTTGTTTTAGACGAAACAGGGTTGTCGGTAGCGCTTGGTTTGCAAAACAAGGAGGCTCGCCCTTTTGTTAAGGAATCGATAAGTTTTTCAGATGGCTCAGATGGCAAACAGGGTGGGATAAGTATCTTAAGGCAGCCTACAGATGGGTTTGCACTAGTTTTTAAGTATACCGCTCAGGGCCTTAGTCATGGACATTACGATAAACTATCGTATATGCTTTACCAAGATGGAGAAGAAGTGTTGCAAGATTATGGATTGGCAAGATTTGTAAATATCGAGCAAAAAGGAGGTGGTAATTATTTAAAGGAGAACAAGACTTGGGCAAAACAAACCGTGGCCCACAATACATTGGTTCAAAATGAAGTATCCCATTTTGGTGGGGCATACGATGTCGGGAGCAAACATCATTCGGATCTGCATTTTGTCGATTTTTCGAAAGAAGCTATTCAAATTGTCAGTGCTAAAGAAGAAAATGCCTATCCCGGAACAAGCCTGCAGAGGACACTGGCAATTATTAAAGACGATAACCTGAAAAATGGATTTGTACTGGATATCTTTAGGGTCAAGGGCAATAAAGAACATCAATACGATTTGCCCTTTTACTATATGGGGCAAATTATCGATACAGATTTTGACTATGATGTTCCATCGGTTTTGACTTCGCTGGGAAAAGAAAATGGATACCAACATCTTTGGTTAGAGGGAAAAGGAAATCCTGAGAAGGAGAATACAAAACTCACTTGGCTTAATGATCAAAAATTTTACAGTTTAACATTAACGACCAAAACCAACGACGAACTTCTGTTTACCAGAATCGGTGCCAATGACCCAGAATTTAATTTACGGAGAGATGCTGGACTTATGCTGCGTAGGAAAAACGTTGGCAATGACGTTTTCGTAGCTGCTATTGAATCACATGGGTCCTATAGCCCCGTTTCGGAATTGGCGGAAAATGCAACAAGTGAAATAACAAACCTTAGCGTTGTGCTCGATAGGGAGGAGTATACTGCAGTAGAAATAGAAAACATAGCCGGAGATAAACATTTGTTGCTGGTGTCCAACAAAGAATCTTCAGGACAACTGGAACATACATTGGAAATAAATAAATATATATATAAATGGATTGGCCCGTACTACTACGGAAAAATCAAAAAATAA
- a CDS encoding chondroitinase-B domain-containing protein, giving the protein MNISTRLFFCICTILLVSCNPSKDPKQLVNSVEEFNASVENAQPGDVITLANGIWKDTELLFEGNGTEANPITLTVEEKGKVSLEGSSNIRIAGSHLIVEGLVFKNGFTPTTEVISLKKDKNTVANNCRVTECVIDNFNNPERHEPDTWVAIYGKNNRIDHNHLVGKGNRGVTMIVRLNTKESQENNNRIDHNYFGPRPNLGSNGGETLRIGTSHYSMINSNTLVESNYFDRCNGEHEIISNKSFQNTYRDNVFFECTGTLTMRHGNETLVEGNVFIGNNKPSTGGIRVINGQQTVRNNYGIGLKGYRFRGAFVVMNGVPNSPINRYFQVEDAKISNNTFIDCDHVQLCAGSDAERSAVPINSSMSNNIFYNEAKNDVFTVYDDIDGISFENNLLSPNIVSISETGFSSKKLDFIENEYGLRVPKNAGEGRGAVLSDKLATKENTGVSWYPKKDAQVALSSGKKISISPGLNTLFDAAKNSSPGDVIALEGGTYTLTKTIAIDHPLTITSKSDEKPQILFEKKSAITIQNGGSLSLESLVFDGEESPDRTGNSVISTSKYSMNKNYKLFIDHCEFKNLDVNHSFDAIRAYKNTFADTISIKNSIFKTVSGNIVALDKETDDIGIYNAEYVIMKNSVFSDIGGAALRLHRGGKDESTFGPFLEMEHCTFDNVGHDKRNRYDKAVSLYGVQVIDIKNNIFNNSKGIGMHLVVGEPIVAILNNNFFKTETTTITGDQKYTIENAWTFPVEFESDDYKISSNSALKGKATDGNDLGVIPQ; this is encoded by the coding sequence ATGAACATTTCTACTCGATTATTTTTCTGTATTTGCACAATTTTATTAGTGTCATGTAACCCTTCAAAAGACCCAAAACAGCTGGTCAATTCTGTAGAGGAATTCAATGCTTCCGTTGAAAATGCCCAGCCTGGGGATGTCATAACATTGGCCAATGGCATATGGAAAGATACGGAATTGTTGTTTGAAGGAAATGGAACTGAAGCAAACCCTATAACCCTTACTGTTGAGGAAAAAGGAAAAGTATCCTTAGAGGGAAGTTCTAATATTAGAATCGCGGGAAGTCATTTGATCGTGGAAGGGCTTGTTTTTAAAAACGGATTCACACCCACTACCGAGGTCATTTCCCTTAAAAAAGATAAAAATACTGTTGCAAACAATTGTAGGGTAACCGAATGTGTTATCGATAATTTCAATAATCCTGAACGTCACGAACCAGATACTTGGGTTGCTATTTACGGTAAAAATAATAGGATAGACCATAACCATCTTGTCGGAAAAGGGAATCGTGGCGTGACTATGATTGTTCGTCTCAATACCAAAGAAAGTCAGGAAAACAACAATAGGATAGACCACAATTATTTTGGACCTCGACCTAACCTTGGTTCCAATGGCGGTGAAACATTGCGGATTGGCACAAGTCATTACTCCATGATAAACTCAAACACTTTGGTGGAGTCCAATTATTTTGACAGATGCAATGGTGAACACGAAATAATCTCTAACAAATCTTTTCAAAATACATACAGGGATAACGTTTTTTTCGAATGTACGGGAACATTGACCATGCGGCATGGTAACGAAACTTTGGTAGAAGGCAATGTTTTTATTGGGAACAATAAACCAAGCACTGGTGGTATCCGTGTAATCAATGGGCAACAAACCGTTCGAAATAACTATGGAATTGGTTTAAAGGGGTATCGTTTTCGAGGGGCTTTTGTTGTAATGAACGGGGTTCCGAATTCACCTATCAATAGATACTTTCAGGTTGAAGATGCTAAAATCAGTAATAATACATTTATAGACTGTGATCACGTACAATTGTGCGCTGGGAGCGATGCCGAAAGAAGTGCGGTTCCTATAAACTCCTCAATGTCCAACAATATTTTCTATAATGAAGCCAAAAATGATGTCTTTACGGTATACGACGATATCGATGGAATTTCGTTCGAAAATAATCTGTTGAGCCCAAATATTGTTTCAATTTCGGAAACTGGCTTTTCCTCTAAAAAACTTGATTTTATTGAAAATGAGTACGGACTTAGGGTTCCTAAAAATGCAGGAGAGGGCCGTGGTGCTGTTCTGAGCGATAAGTTGGCTACTAAAGAAAACACTGGGGTTAGTTGGTATCCAAAGAAAGATGCACAAGTTGCATTGTCATCAGGAAAAAAGATTTCGATATCCCCGGGATTGAATACGCTGTTCGATGCGGCAAAAAACTCCAGTCCAGGAGATGTTATAGCGTTGGAAGGTGGAACATATACTTTGACCAAAACCATAGCCATTGACCATCCCTTGACCATTACATCCAAAAGTGATGAAAAACCACAAATATTGTTCGAGAAAAAATCTGCTATTACCATTCAAAATGGCGGAAGTCTTTCATTGGAAAGTTTGGTTTTTGATGGTGAAGAATCACCAGATAGAACGGGCAATTCGGTAATCAGTACCAGTAAGTATTCCATGAACAAGAACTATAAATTGTTCATTGATCATTGCGAATTCAAAAACTTGGATGTCAACCATTCTTTTGATGCCATTAGGGCCTATAAAAACACGTTTGCCGATACCATAAGTATCAAAAACTCGATATTTAAAACCGTTTCGGGAAATATTGTTGCGCTGGATAAGGAAACAGATGATATTGGCATTTACAATGCAGAGTATGTTATTATGAAAAATTCAGTTTTTTCAGACATAGGTGGTGCTGCCCTAAGACTACATAGAGGTGGTAAGGATGAGAGTACTTTTGGTCCCTTTTTGGAAATGGAACATTGTACATTTGATAATGTTGGCCATGACAAACGAAATAGATATGACAAGGCAGTTTCTTTATATGGTGTTCAGGTAATCGATATCAAAAACAATATTTTCAATAATAGTAAAGGCATTGGAATGCATTTGGTCGTAGGCGAGCCCATTGTAGCTATATTGAACAATAACTTTTTCAAAACCGAGACCACTACAATAACGGGAGACCAGAAATACACTATTGAAAATGCATGGACATTTCCAGTTGAGTTTGAATCTGATGACTATAAGATCAGCTCAAATTCTGCTTTAAAAGGTAAGGCAACAGACGGCAATGATTTAGGCGTAATACCCCAATAA
- a CDS encoding RagB/SusD family nutrient uptake outer membrane protein: MKRIYKPVVVCFSLIALFVSCAEELDLSNPTALSLEELLQTDDGFLLLANGVLDAYQKVPANEFLLTELRSDNVRANTENGNFPLIASYNVDVNNGDVATYYSNNMATIKHANTVIDNRFLAPESQQFTVGEAYFMRALCHFNLVRAYQNVPFIDKVLDINEDEALDYPQLPEAEVYDRIIEDFRTSIAFLNGGEQNRYRPTEGAAICMAAKAYLSQPNPNYVEAELLLASVVENNAAFNYDLLFVERDDAENFVFNPDPLDPGVDLLTDAEYNANLSILYGNIFGNEFSGGFSESEIVLDGSWSNNPGLEINDEIVFSIAYDLFSSDNYVTSDSGLDDQVETDSESHSFAMTLQGPSNGVNIATLDFLEVMTPELQPVRFPASIQVLSYNPSVITNDTFNDKFPTDGEIGDNDWIILRYADVLLLYAEAILAGGESTTDPRAVAAFNQVRVRAGLEEVVNLTKDALLEERRVEFVYENQRLYDLIRFGEADNILQQFSDENSLFYTSERKYLPFPQREIDNLPNFYEQNPGY; encoded by the coding sequence ATGAAAAGAATATATAAACCAGTAGTAGTTTGTTTTTCCTTGATTGCTTTGTTTGTAAGCTGTGCAGAGGAACTTGACCTAAGTAACCCCACGGCACTCTCATTGGAAGAGTTGCTTCAAACTGATGATGGATTTCTATTGTTGGCAAATGGGGTGTTGGATGCGTATCAAAAAGTGCCCGCCAACGAATTTTTGTTGACCGAACTTCGTTCAGATAACGTTAGGGCAAATACAGAAAATGGAAACTTCCCTTTAATAGCGTCATATAATGTCGATGTCAACAATGGGGATGTAGCTACATATTATTCCAATAATATGGCTACGATAAAGCATGCAAATACAGTTATTGACAACCGGTTTTTAGCTCCAGAAAGTCAACAATTCACTGTTGGAGAAGCTTATTTTATGCGAGCTTTATGTCATTTTAATCTAGTTAGGGCCTATCAAAATGTTCCCTTTATTGATAAGGTATTGGATATAAACGAAGATGAGGCTTTGGACTATCCTCAGTTACCAGAAGCTGAAGTTTATGATAGAATTATCGAAGATTTTAGGACTTCAATAGCTTTTCTTAACGGTGGTGAACAGAATAGGTACAGGCCTACAGAAGGTGCGGCAATCTGTATGGCGGCAAAAGCCTATCTCAGTCAGCCAAATCCTAATTATGTAGAGGCTGAATTACTATTGGCCTCTGTAGTGGAAAACAATGCAGCTTTCAATTATGACCTATTGTTTGTTGAAAGGGATGATGCAGAGAACTTTGTGTTTAATCCAGACCCTTTAGATCCTGGTGTTGACTTACTTACAGATGCAGAGTATAATGCCAATTTATCCATACTATATGGCAATATATTTGGTAATGAGTTTTCGGGTGGTTTTTCAGAATCCGAGATAGTCTTAGATGGTAGTTGGTCAAACAATCCAGGATTGGAAATCAACGATGAGATTGTATTCTCTATTGCTTATGATTTGTTCAGTAGTGATAACTATGTAACGAGTGATAGTGGTCTGGACGATCAAGTTGAAACCGATTCGGAATCGCATAGTTTTGCCATGACCCTGCAAGGGCCCTCAAACGGTGTAAATATTGCGACACTTGACTTTTTGGAAGTGATGACTCCAGAACTGCAACCCGTAAGATTTCCTGCCAGTATCCAAGTATTGTCCTATAACCCAAGTGTTATCACAAATGATACGTTTAATGATAAGTTTCCTACCGACGGGGAAATAGGCGATAACGACTGGATTATTTTGAGATATGCCGATGTTTTATTGTTGTATGCTGAGGCAATTTTAGCTGGTGGTGAAAGTACTACAGACCCCAGGGCCGTTGCTGCATTCAATCAAGTAAGGGTAAGAGCAGGTCTAGAGGAGGTCGTTAACTTGACAAAAGATGCCCTGTTGGAAGAGCGAAGGGTAGAGTTTGTTTACGAAAATCAACGCTTATATGATTTGATTCGATTTGGTGAAGCAGACAATATCTTACAGCAATTTTCTGATGAAAACAGTCTGTTTTACACAAGCGAGCGAAAATACCTTCCATTTCCGCAACGGGAGATAGACAATTTACCGAATTTTTATGAGCAGAATCCTGGATACTAA
- a CDS encoding ribonuclease activity regulator RraA, with product MKNNDESIINRLHRVSTATIATNLFKRGLKNQFIQKVKPLSDVKHTMVGRAYTLRYIPAREDLNSLEAFKNPRHLQRVAVEECPKNHVLVIDSRKDARAASAGSILITRLMKRGVAGIVTDGGFRDSKEIAELDFPSFHVMPSAPTNLTLHQAIAVNEPIGCGDVAVFPGDFIVGDHDGVMVIPKDIADDVAIECLDMTLYEEFVMETVQQGASVIGLYPLTDSKLISEFELWKSKRNATKNE from the coding sequence ATGAAAAATAATGATGAATCAATTATAAATAGATTACATAGGGTGAGCACGGCAACTATCGCTACCAATCTTTTTAAACGAGGTCTAAAGAATCAGTTCATCCAAAAAGTTAAGCCATTAAGTGATGTAAAGCATACAATGGTCGGTAGAGCATATACCTTAAGATACATTCCCGCAAGGGAAGATTTAAATTCCCTTGAAGCATTTAAAAACCCTAGGCACTTACAACGAGTTGCCGTAGAAGAATGTCCCAAAAATCATGTGCTGGTCATTGATAGCAGAAAAGATGCCAGGGCAGCCTCTGCCGGCTCAATTCTTATTACCCGACTTATGAAGAGAGGTGTTGCCGGTATTGTGACCGATGGCGGCTTTCGTGATTCTAAAGAAATCGCGGAACTAGATTTTCCCTCTTTTCATGTTATGCCATCAGCACCTACCAATTTAACATTGCATCAGGCCATAGCAGTTAATGAACCCATTGGTTGTGGAGATGTCGCTGTTTTTCCCGGGGATTTTATCGTTGGCGACCACGACGGTGTCATGGTCATACCAAAAGATATCGCTGATGATGTTGCAATAGAATGTTTGGATATGACGTTATATGAAGAATTTGTTATGGAAACCGTGCAGCAAGGTGCATCAGTAATTGGTTTGTATCCATTGACCGATTCAAAACTAATCTCGGAATTTGAACTTTGGAAATCAAAACGAAATGCTACCAAAAACGAATAA